A single Opisthocomus hoazin isolate bOpiHoa1 chromosome 1, bOpiHoa1.hap1, whole genome shotgun sequence DNA region contains:
- the CD9 gene encoding CD9 antigen gives MPVKGGTKCIKYLLFGFNFIFWLAGTAVLAIGLWLRFDSQTKSIFELESNNTTFYTGVYILIGAGALMMLVGFLGCCGALQESQCMLGLFFLFLFVIFALEIAAAIWGFANKEKVTEELKDFYMETYGKRSQPAARETLRAFQLALDCCGVTGVLEQQFMDTCPKKTVLESLSAVPCPAAIDDVFNSKLNVIGAVGLGIAVIMIFGMIFSMVLCCAIRRNREMV, from the exons atgCCCGTCAAAGGAGGGACCAAGTGCATCAAGTACCTGCTCTTCGGCTTCAACTTCATCTTCTGG cttgcagggacagcagttCTTGCAATTGGACTATGGCTTCGGTTTGATTCACAGACCAAAAGCATCTTTGAACTGGAATCCAACAACACAACGTTTTACACAG GAGTTTACATCCTTATTGGAGCTGGTGCACTTATGATGCTGGTTGGTTTCTTGGGATGCTGTGGTGCGCTGCAGGAATCTCAATGTATGCTTGGCCTG ttcttcctcttcctttttgtgATTTTTGCCCTTGAAATTGCTGCTGCAATCTGGGGATTTGCGAATAAAGAAAAG GTTACTGAAGAGTTAAAGGACTTCTACATGGAAACCTACGGAAAGAGGTCTCAACCAGCTGCCAGAGAGACCCTGAGAGcgtttcagttagct CTAGACTGCTGTGGTGTTACAGGAGTTCTTGAGCAGCAGTTCATGGACACCTGTCCAAAGAAGACCGTGCTCGAGTCGCTTTCTGCAGTG CCGTGCCCTGCTGCCATTGATGATGTCTTCAATTCGAAATTGAATGTGATTGGAGCAGTTGGCCTTGGCATTGCTGTAATAATG aTCTTCGGCATGATATTCAGTATGGTTCTCTGCTGTGCTATCCGCAGAAACAGAGAAATGGTTTAA